One Intestinimonas butyriciproducens genomic window, GATACTTCAAGGAGCGGCGGATCAGCTTTCAGTCCGTGGACCTTCTCAAATACGGCATCAGCCCCGGCGAACTCAAAAGTGTGAAAAATGCGGTGGGTCTGGATGCCCTCATCGATGCCAGGCACCCTGACGCCGCGCTGCTCACCTACCTGGCCTATGAGGAGGACAAGCTGGAAAAGCTGCTGGAGGTCCCCCGCCTGCTGAAGACCCCCATCGTCCGCAACGGGCGGCAGGCAACGGTGGGCTATTGCCCGGAAATCTGGAAGGACTGGTCGTAAGCCGTGCCGGCTGTAAAAATGCGGAGCCCTGCCGTCGTGCAGGTCTCCGCGTTTTTTTGCGCGTATGTCCCCCCGGACCGGGATGCCCGGCGGAGGCTTTATCCCTCCGGGGTGATCTCGCCTGTAATGGCATTCCAAAAGTAGCTGCCCTGGTCGGTGGTCACATACCAGGCGGGGATCAGCAGGGCCGGGTCGGACTGGGCGTTGCTGTCCAGGAGATAGCCCGCAGTAAAGCCGGTGATCTCATTGCAGACCCGGCTGTTCCGGTTCACGTAATCCACAAACCGCATGAGGAGCGTTACCAGATTCATGGGCTGCTCCATGCCCTCCTGCTTGGGAATGCCCGTCAGCCGGTAGCTGACGTTTCTCTGAATGCTTTTCAGTTCCTCGTCCCGGAATACCAAGACGGCGGTGCGGTCGAATACCGGTGTTCCCTCCCAGCACTGCCGCAGCGTCACCACCGTCTCTCCGCCGCTCTCCTCCGTCGACATGACCTGTGCCTCAAAGCCTATGGTTGCGAGCAGATCCACGGCGAACTCCTCGGGCTCCGCCCCCGCCAGAGGGTAGGCCCCTGTCCGGAACTCCGCCGAGAACTCTCCGTCCACATAAAACTGCGCGGCCCCCTTCGCCCCCACATAGCGCAGGGCCTCCGGCGGAGATGCGGTAAGCTCCCCCAGCAGCGCGGCGGCCTGGGTCTCCTCCAGCTCCGGGTCACGGGTCACGCTCATGGGCGTGAGGTCCAGCTCCTCGGGCAGGATCTCACGCTCCAGACGAATGCGGCTGGTCTCCCACAGCACGGCCAGGGCGTCCTCCCTGGCGCTCTCATAGGAGCTACGGCTCTCCCACTGGCGATGGACCACCAGTACCAACAGGAAGAGGTTCACGGCGGCCAGCATGATGATGATGATATTTTTCAGTTTGGACCACTCCACGCGGCGCCGCCTCCTTTCCCTCCGTCAAAATGCGCCCCAGGCGGCGGTGACGGTGTCGCCTCTGGTGTCCGGATAGTAGAGCATCAGCTCAGAGCCGCCCCCCTCCAGGGCGGAGAGCGCCGCCGTGGCCTGCAGCTCAGGCAGTACCATGGGTCCCTCCTCCAGATAGGTGTAGGTCCGGAGCTGGAGGCGGAAGGCGGTGATGGCGCCGCCGGAGATCTCCACCCGGGCCGCATAGCCGTCCCGGCCCACCAGGACGGGGGCGCCGTCCAGTTGGTAGCCGATCAGCACCGCCGTGCCGCCTGCCTCGCCCTCCTCGGTGCCGATGAGATAGAGCCGGGCCTCTCCGCACAGGGGCGAGAGCGTGCGTTCCACGAAAGCCCAAGCGCTGCCTACGATCTCCCAATGGGTAAGGTTCTCGCCCTCCCCCTGGACCGGGAAGCGGGGATCCTCCAAGTCGGCGGCCTCATAAGTGACCAGGCCGTTTTTAAAGATATGCAGCCGCTCGGCTCCCTCCTGGACGGCCACGGCGTTCCGGTAGGGATAGGACATGGATTGGGCGTGGAAGGACAGGCTCTGGACCAAGGCGTCAAAAGCCGCGCCGTAGCTGCCACCGGTGTCCGCCGGGAGCGGAACCGGATTGGAGGAGGCATATCTGCCGGGCTGGGGTGTGGCCCCTCCCTCCAGCAGCGTATATGGGTCCAAGATCGCATAGGGCCCTCCACTCTCAAAGGCAAAGGCCGCCCCGTTGGGGGAGATGCCCTCCACGAGCTGGGACAGCCGTTCCGCCAGATCCCGGGTAGTTTCACAGGCATAGTACAGGCCGGTATCCTCATTGATATAGTACAGCACCACGTCTCCCTCGTCGGTCACGGTGAGGAGCAGCCGCCGGGCGGTGTCTGTCAGCGCCTGGTTGGGCGCGCGCCCACCGCTGAGCCAGGCGGAGAGGTCGGCCAGAGGCACCCCGCCCAGGAAGTCCAGATAGACGCCGGGATTTTTGGACCCCAGCGCGGCCTGAAATTTTGCGGCCGTGGTCTGTTCCGGCGCGGAGCATCCGGCCAGCGCATCGGAGAGAGGGTTTGCAAAGCTGCTGAACAGCCGCTCCACGCTCTCCTGATCGTACTGAATGCCGGAGCGCCCGTGAGGACTGGTGACCACAGCGCGGACCGGACGCACCGCCGTCCCTTCGCTCCAGACCGCCACGGACTGGGCGGGCTGCGTCTCCTCCCCGCCCGGCAGGATGGAGAGGACCGACGAGAGCCAGCTCTGGCCGATGGCGGAGCCGTCCATGTAAAACTGCGTGCGCCCCACCAGGTAAAGGGCCGAAACGGACA contains:
- a CDS encoding arsenate reductase family protein; translated protein: MNIQIFGKSKCFDTKKAERYFKERRISFQSVDLLKYGISPGELKSVKNAVGLDALIDARHPDAALLTYLAYEEDKLEKLLEVPRLLKTPIVRNGRQATVGYCPEIWKDWS